In the genome of Candidatus Aegiribacteria sp., one region contains:
- the groL gene encoding chaperonin GroEL (60 kDa chaperone family; promotes refolding of misfolded polypeptides especially under stressful conditions; forms two stacked rings of heptamers to form a barrel-shaped 14mer; ends can be capped by GroES; misfolded proteins enter the barrel where they are refolded when GroES binds), protein MPAKELKFDQAARHAILAGVEKLSRAVKVTLGPKGRNVVLEKKWGSPTITKDGVTVAKEIELPDKFENIGAQLIREVASKTSDVAGDGTTTATLLAEAIYREGLKNVTAGANPMALKRGIDVAVKAVVKELKTLSREVSGKEDIKQVASISANNDSEIGDIIAEAMDKAGKDGTISVEEAKSMDTTLDVVEGMQFDRGYLSPYFVTDAENMDVVLDKPYILIHEKKISSMKDLLPILEKIAQLSKPLLIIAEDVEGEALATLVVNKMRGMLQVAAVKAPGYGDRRKAMLGDIAVLTGGQAITEDLGIKLENITVDDLGTAASIRIDKDNTVIIDGGGKTEDIQGRIAQIRKQIEDTTSDYDKEKLQERLAKLAGGVALIKVGASTETEMKEKKARVEDALHATRAAVEEGLVAGGGTALLRCEKILDKLDLLDDELIGADIIRKSLSEPLRQLSINAGLEGAIVVEKVRGLPKDSGINIQTNEFGDMFKFGVVDPTMVTRAALQNAASISGLLVTTECIITEIPEPEKAAPDMGGMGGGGMGGMY, encoded by the coding sequence ATGCCAGCGAAAGAACTCAAATTTGATCAGGCCGCAAGGCACGCCATACTTGCTGGGGTAGAAAAGCTTTCAAGAGCTGTAAAGGTTACCCTGGGTCCCAAGGGCAGAAATGTTGTTCTTGAGAAAAAGTGGGGCAGTCCTACAATAACAAAAGACGGTGTTACGGTTGCGAAGGAAATCGAGCTTCCTGACAAATTCGAAAACATCGGCGCTCAGCTCATTCGGGAAGTAGCCAGTAAAACAAGCGACGTTGCCGGTGACGGCACCACGACTGCTACTCTCCTTGCAGAAGCCATTTATCGCGAGGGTCTCAAGAATGTCACAGCAGGTGCGAACCCGATGGCGCTCAAGCGCGGCATCGACGTTGCCGTAAAAGCGGTTGTGAAAGAACTGAAAACCCTATCGCGCGAAGTTTCCGGCAAAGAAGATATCAAGCAGGTTGCTTCAATCTCCGCGAACAACGATAGTGAGATCGGTGATATCATCGCAGAAGCAATGGACAAGGCTGGAAAAGACGGAACTATTTCCGTTGAGGAAGCCAAATCCATGGATACAACACTCGATGTCGTAGAGGGAATGCAGTTCGACAGAGGATATCTTTCCCCATATTTCGTGACAGACGCTGAAAATATGGATGTTGTTCTTGACAAGCCGTACATTCTCATACACGAGAAGAAGATTTCCAGCATGAAAGATCTTCTTCCCATTCTTGAAAAGATAGCACAGCTGAGCAAACCGCTTCTTATCATCGCTGAAGATGTTGAAGGTGAAGCTCTTGCAACACTGGTTGTCAATAAAATGCGCGGTATGCTTCAGGTTGCCGCAGTAAAAGCTCCAGGATATGGCGACAGGCGTAAGGCCATGCTCGGTGATATAGCTGTTCTCACCGGCGGCCAGGCCATCACCGAGGACCTCGGCATCAAGCTCGAAAACATCACCGTTGATGATCTTGGAACTGCAGCAAGTATCCGCATCGACAAGGATAACACTGTTATTATTGATGGTGGCGGTAAAACCGAGGACATACAGGGCAGAATCGCACAGATCAGAAAACAGATAGAGGATACAACCTCTGATTACGATAAAGAGAAGCTTCAGGAACGCCTGGCCAAGCTTGCAGGCGGAGTTGCTCTTATTAAAGTAGGAGCATCAACCGAGACCGAGATGAAGGAAAAGAAGGCCAGGGTGGAGGACGCGCTTCACGCAACACGTGCAGCCGTTGAAGAAGGGCTTGTAGCAGGTGGAGGCACTGCCCTTCTCAGATGTGAAAAAATCCTTGACAAGCTTGACCTTCTGGATGACGAGCTGATTGGCGCGGATATTATACGCAAATCTCTCTCTGAACCTCTCAGACAGCTTTCTATAAACGCCGGACTTGAGGGCGCTATCGTTGTGGAAAAAGTCAGAGGACTCCCCAAGGACAGCGGAATAAACATTCAGACAAACGAGTTCGGAGACATGTTCAAGTTTGGCGTGGTAGATCCTACCATGGTCACACGCGCGGCTCTCCAGAACGCGGCAAGCATCTCCGGACTGCTTGTTACCACAGAATGCATCATAACCGAGATCCCGGAACCGGAAAAAGCTGCCCCGGATATGGGCGGCATGGGCGGTGGCGGTATGGGCGGTATGTACTAG
- a CDS encoding co-chaperone GroES, producing MGNGKIQPLFDRVLIKREEPREVVKSGIVIPDTAKEKPLEGIVEAIGQGKRNPEGEGFITPVVKKGDHVLIGKYSGTEVKFLDDEYVIVREDDILAILDN from the coding sequence ATGGGAAATGGTAAAATTCAACCGCTCTTTGATCGAGTGCTTATCAAGCGGGAAGAACCCAGAGAAGTTGTTAAAAGCGGGATTGTCATTCCTGATACCGCAAAGGAAAAACCTCTTGAAGGTATTGTCGAAGCAATAGGACAGGGCAAAAGGAATCCCGAGGGTGAAGGGTTTATCACTCCAGTGGTTAAAAAGGGAGATCATGTTCTTATCGGGAAGTATTCCGGTACAGAAGTGAAATTTTTGGATGATGAATACGTAATAGTACGCGAAGATGATATTCTCGCGATACTGGATAACTGA